Proteins encoded by one window of Girardinichthys multiradiatus isolate DD_20200921_A chromosome 14, DD_fGirMul_XY1, whole genome shotgun sequence:
- the bcl6b gene encoding B-cell lymphoma 6 protein homolog — translation MEMWGVYMADRGQTMRAEGYVKEFTRHSDDVLLNLNELRHRGILTDTTLVVGSVQLQAHCAVLVACSGFFYSLYSRRVLLQGRGGGSTEQLMTVSLPSTLDPSCVSLLLDFMYTSRLPLTPSIVSGVLAVAAYLQMDHVADTCRDFMQLHCTENVSVRQPHMERDSSVSVASVSPKGGELPHPGPQQSFAAAAKRRFPVVAECFLKPGVFQPCQPGSDEVKEHPDSPLPNARTLSPNSPERSSCHPNSPAESSTCSKNPEIETKATPDPKACNWKKYKYIVLNPLCSAAAGVKVEEPEEVQCQDLALKAPIEAWSGEVPGQIDRQGQASCYEGSGRAPPLGPPPSNPKASASHKKEPETGQLCQPPIKCENRYLPFAYSGTKSVCSGDKPYRCNVCGAQFNRPANLKTHTRIHSGEKPYRCDTCGARFVQVAHLRAHVLIHTGEKPYPCHTCGTRFRHLQTLKSHLRIHTGEKPYSCEKCDLHFRHKSQLRLHLRQKHGAVTNTKIRYKVLTEPFQPLLQAC, via the exons ATGGAAATGTGGGGGGTTTACATGGCGGACAGAGGGCAGACCATGCGGGCTGAGGGATACGTGAAGGAGTTCACCCGCCATTCCGATGATGTCCTGCTGAATTTGAACGAGCTCCGGCACAGAGGCATCCTGACCGACACCACCCTGGTGGTCGGCAGCGTTCAGCTGCAGGCGCACTGTGCGGTGCTTGTGGCCTGCAG TGGGTTTTTCTACTCCCTGTATTCCCGCCGGGTGCTGCTTCAGGggcgtggtggtggcagcacggAGCAGCTCATGACCGTGTCTCTCCCCAGTACGCTGGACCCGTCCTGTGTCTCCCTGCTGCTCGACTTCATGTACACCTCCCGCCTCCCTCTGACACCAAGCATTGTCTCTGGAGTGTTGGCTGTGGCTGCCTATCTGCAGATGGACCATGTGGCTGACACGTGCAGGGATTTCATGCAGCTGCACTG CACAGAGAACGTGAGTGTTAGACAACCCCATATGGAGCGGGACTCCAGTGTCTCTGTAGCCTCTGTTTCCCCTAAAGGAGGGGAATTGCCCCATCCAGGACCCCAGCAGTCCTTCGCGGCAGCTGCAAAAAGAAG GTTCCCTGTTGTCGCAGAATGCTTTCTCAAGCCTGGGGTTTTCCAGCCCTGCCAGCCCGGGTCAGACGAGGTGAAAGAACATCCTGACTCGCCCCTCCCGAACGCCCGGACTTTATCCCCAAACAGCCCAGAGCGCTCCAGCTGCCATCCAAACTCTCCTGCTGAGTCCAGCACCTGCAGCAAAAACCCTGAA attgaaACCAAAGCCACACCAGACCCAAAGGCCTGCAACTGGAAGAAGTACAAGTACATTGTCCTGAACCCTCtctgctctgctgctgctggggtGAAGGTAGAGGAGCCAGAGGAAGTTCAGTGTCAAGATTTGGCTCTAAAAGCTCCAATAGAGGCGTGGTCTGGAGAAGTGCCTGGTCAGATTGATAG ACAGGGGCAGGCCTCCTGCTACGAGGGTTCTGGCCGAGCCCCTCCCCTCGGGCCACCTCCCTCTAACCCAAAAGCGTCTGCCTCTCACAAGAAGGAACCAG AAACTGGCCAGCTCTGCCAACCTCCAATCAAATGCGAGAACCGCTACCTGCCCTTCGCTTACTCTGGAACCAAATCTGTGTGCTCAG GAGACAAACCGTACCGCTGTAACGTGTGTGGAGCTCAGTTTAACCGACCAGCCAACCTGAAAACTCACACCCGTATTCACTCAGGAGAGAAGCCTTACCGCTGTGACACCTGTGGAGCTCGATTTGTTCAG GTCGCCCACCTCAGGGCCCACGTCTTGATCCATACAGGTGAGAAGCCCTACCCCTGTCACACCTGCGGCACCCGCTTCCGCCACCTGCAGACGCTGAAGAGCCATCTGCgcatccacactggagagaaaccttaCTCT TGTGAGAAGTGCGACCTTCACTTCCGGCACAAGAGCCAGCTGCGTCTGCACCTGCGACAGAAGCACGGCGCCGTCACCAACACCAAGATCCGCTACAAGGTGCTGACCGAGCCCTTCCAGCCTCTTCTGCAGGCCTGCTGA